In Lewinella sp. 4G2, the sequence ACTACGTGGACGTTACACCCGGCCGCATTACGCTATTGCAACCGGACGTTGATGCCAATTACTACAATTTCACCCCACCAGCCGTGCTTCGGCAAACACGCAGGAATGGAGGGATCGCAGTTACTACTGACCGACCAACGCGGGTGACCGTATTCAGGGCCCCATCGGATACACCGGTCTTCAGCACTCGTCTACCGCCAGTACGGTCTGCGGAGGTTGGTACGGAACACTTTTTTAGCGCGTCGCAACTGACGGAGGCAGGGCACGACCTGTACTTCGGCCTGATGGGAGAAGCTGGGAGCAGTAGTCTCGTTAAGGCGGAGCTTTAATCCTGCAAATGCTGGAATCAATACGGTCAAGCCAATACCGTTCTTACACCAAACTCTGGTACACCACCATCGCGCTCACGTAAGCCAGCACCGTCATGAAAACGAATTGGATGATGGGCCACTTCCAACCCCCGGTTTCCCGTTTAGTGACGGCGGTGGTGGACATACACATCATTGCAAAAACGTAGAAGACGAGGAGGCTCCACGACGTTGCCTGGTTGTACACCGGTTGGCCGGTTTGGGGGTTGACCTCTTCGGCCATCCGGTCACGGATCCGTAACTCGTCGTCCGAACTGCCGATGGAGTAGATGGTGGCCATCGTTCCCACGAAGACCTCCCGGGCGGCGAAGCTGGTGAAGAGGGCGATCCCGATCTTCCAGTCGTACCCCAAAGGCCGGATGACGGGTTCGATCGCCTTCCCAATGTGCCCGGCAAAGCTGGCCTCCAGTTTTTCGCCGGCCAGTAGATCGGCGGCTTGTTCTTCGTCCAGGCCCTGTTGTTCTACCTGACTTTGCACCCGCGACAGCGCCGCATCCATCTCGCCCGGAGGGCCAAACGTGGAGAGGCCCCACAGGATGATGCTGATGAGCAGAATGATCTTGCCAGCCTCGACGATGAAGGCCTTGACCTTTTGCCAAACCGTGACCCCAACGTTGCGCCACACGGGGCTGCGGTACTCGGGCAACTCCAACATGAGGAAGCTGCGCTCGGGCGTTTCCAGCACCAGTTTGAAGACAAGTGCCGACAGCATGGCCGCCAGGATGCCCAGGAAGTACAAGCCGGCGAAGGCCAGGCCCTGCAAGCCAAAGCCAGCGACGGTCTTCTCCGGTACCGCGAAGGAAATGAGGATTACGTAAACGGGGATCCGCGCCGAACAACTCGTGAGTGGTGTGACGAGAATGGTAAGCAAACGCTCCTTCCAGTTGGCGATCGTCCGCGTACTCATGATGGCCGGGATGGCGCAGGCGTGGCCACTAATGAGGGCCACCACCGAGCGCCCGTTGAGGCCGAAACGCTGCATGATGCCATCAAACATGTAGGCCGCGCGGGCGAGGTAACCGACCTCCTCCAGCAGGGCGACGAAAAAGAACAGGATCGCAATCTGGGGCACGAAAACGAGGACGCCACCAAGGCCGGCGAGGACGCCATCCACGAGCAGGTCCGTCAGCCAACCGGCACCGAAGCTTTCGCGGACGGTTGTCCCGAGCGTTTCGAAGAACCACTCGATACCGTCCATCGGCCAGCCGGACCAGGCAAACAGGGCCTGGAACAACAGCGTCATGATGACGACGAAAATCACGGGGCCGAAGAAGCGGTGGGTCAGCACGTCATCGATCCGGTCCGAAAAACTGGAGTTGGCACCGCCGCGGCGGACGCTGTCCTTGACAATCGGCTCGAAGGTGTCGTAGCGCTCCATTGTCTCCTCTACCTGGGCGCGGAGGGAATGGAACTCGTGCTTGACGCGGCTCTGCTGCACCAAATGGCGCGTCTTTTCC encodes:
- the feoB gene encoding ferrous iron transport protein B gives rise to the protein MIGTEQRTAIVGLVGNPNSGKSSLFNLLTGLRQRIGNFPGVTVEKKSGTLRLSDVARTEEIDVDGDRIPDIELVDFPGAYSCYPTSLDERLVVQELTNPEGDLYPDAIIYVADVTKLDKHLLLFTQLRDLDLPMVLVLNMADLIEENGLKVDKERLSSRLGVPVVALSARENTGVEDLKQAIADLLRNPQAYRPQESFYEPGASARDVLADLRQELPARNDYHALLLAHHASWLKHIPEKTRHLVQQSRVKHEFHSLRAQVEETMERYDTFEPIVKDSVRRGGANSSFSDRIDDVLTHRFFGPVIFVVIMTLLFQALFAWSGWPMDGIEWFFETLGTTVRESFGAGWLTDLLVDGVLAGLGGVLVFVPQIAILFFFVALLEEVGYLARAAYMFDGIMQRFGLNGRSVVALISGHACAIPAIMSTRTIANWKERLLTILVTPLTSCSARIPVYVILISFAVPEKTVAGFGLQGLAFAGLYFLGILAAMLSALVFKLVLETPERSFLMLELPEYRSPVWRNVGVTVWQKVKAFIVEAGKIILLISIILWGLSTFGPPGEMDAALSRVQSQVEQQGLDEEQAADLLAGEKLEASFAGHIGKAIEPVIRPLGYDWKIGIALFTSFAAREVFVGTMATIYSIGSSDDELRIRDRMAEEVNPQTGQPVYNQATSWSLLVFYVFAMMCMSTTAVTKRETGGWKWPIIQFVFMTVLAYVSAMVVYQSLV